A stretch of Desulfurivibrio alkaliphilus AHT 2 DNA encodes these proteins:
- a CDS encoding beta-ketoacyl-ACP synthase III, with protein sequence MMRTAIIGTGSQLPERVLSNTDLEGMVETSDEWITTRTGIKTRRIAGPGEETSLLAAGAARRALAMAGVAPEELDLILVGTITPDMTMPSCACLVQKELKARRAFAMDLNAACSGFLYALDVADKYVRCNPAMKVLVIGAETLSSRVDWQDRNTCVLFGDGAGACVVTGREGDGGYLAGRLFADGNLWQLLHLEGAPGHNPGLRPNDHEQPSIMMYGREVFRHAVRAMADAVGKVLADQGVAPAELSLVIPHQANIRIIRSLADHLALPMENVYVNVDKYGNTSAATIPIALDEAHRNGRLRRGDLLLLCSFGGGFTWGASLIRW encoded by the coding sequence ATGATGCGGACGGCGATCATCGGCACCGGCTCGCAGCTGCCCGAACGGGTGCTCAGCAACACCGACCTTGAGGGGATGGTGGAAACCTCCGACGAGTGGATTACCACGCGTACCGGGATCAAAACCCGGCGCATCGCCGGGCCGGGGGAAGAAACCTCGCTGCTGGCCGCCGGCGCCGCCCGCCGGGCGCTGGCCATGGCGGGAGTAGCCCCGGAAGAACTGGATTTGATTCTGGTCGGCACCATCACCCCCGACATGACCATGCCCTCCTGCGCCTGTCTGGTGCAGAAGGAGCTCAAGGCCCGGCGGGCCTTCGCCATGGACCTTAACGCCGCCTGCTCCGGTTTTCTTTATGCCCTTGACGTGGCCGACAAATATGTCCGTTGCAACCCGGCCATGAAGGTGCTGGTGATCGGCGCCGAGACCCTTTCCAGCCGGGTTGACTGGCAGGATCGCAACACCTGTGTGCTGTTCGGTGACGGGGCCGGGGCCTGTGTGGTAACCGGCCGGGAAGGGGACGGCGGCTATCTGGCCGGGCGTCTCTTTGCCGACGGTAATCTGTGGCAACTGTTGCACCTGGAAGGAGCGCCCGGGCACAACCCGGGTTTGCGGCCCAACGACCACGAACAGCCCAGCATCATGATGTACGGCCGGGAGGTCTTTCGGCATGCGGTCAGGGCCATGGCCGATGCCGTCGGCAAGGTTCTGGCCGACCAGGGGGTGGCGCCGGCGGAGCTCAGCTTGGTTATCCCCCATCAGGCCAATATCCGGATTATCCGCAGTTTGGCCGATCACCTGGCACTGCCCATGGAAAATGTCTATGTTAATGTGGACAAATATGGTAATACATCCGCGGCTACCATTCCCATTGCCTTGGACGAGGCCCATCGTAATGGCAGGCTGCGCCGGGGCGACCTGCTGCTGCTCTGTTCCTTCGGTGGCGGTTTTACCTGGGGGGCATCGCTGATCCGCTGGTGA
- the plsX gene encoding phosphate acyltransferase PlsX, with protein MRIALDAMGGDRGPEEMVAGAVLAARQDEISVTLLGDEVRIRAAMAAFDLPSEVAGRLEVVATTQVVAMDESPFEAIRRKKDSSIMRAFALHKEGKVDAVVSAGNSGATMAAGLKYLGRLENISRPGIANSFPTMKGPVVMMDVGANVDCRPRHLFEFGVMAVAFSRVLFGIERPRVGLLNIGEEGGKGNILVRNTHQLFQQSSLNYIGNIEGQQTFQGDIDVIVCDGFVGNVCLKLSEGLAEVVVSMLGDEIRKRFLAKVGYLLARDAFAAFRRRVDYAEYGGAPLLGLQGTGVVCHGRSSDVAIKNAIGVAAEMVRHRVNDHIMNLLAADDFLAKKAEAEAEAGGPSAAVRAGVGE; from the coding sequence CTGCGCATTGCCCTGGACGCCATGGGCGGTGACCGGGGACCGGAAGAGATGGTTGCTGGTGCGGTACTGGCGGCCCGCCAGGATGAAATCTCCGTTACCCTGCTGGGTGATGAGGTGCGGATTCGGGCGGCCATGGCGGCTTTTGATTTGCCGTCCGAGGTGGCCGGGCGGCTGGAAGTGGTGGCCACCACCCAGGTGGTGGCCATGGATGAATCCCCCTTTGAGGCGATCCGCCGCAAAAAGGATTCTTCCATCATGCGTGCCTTTGCCCTGCACAAGGAGGGCAAGGTTGATGCCGTGGTCAGTGCCGGCAATTCCGGAGCCACCATGGCCGCCGGGCTGAAATATCTGGGCCGGCTGGAAAACATTTCCCGACCCGGTATCGCCAACTCCTTTCCCACCATGAAGGGGCCGGTGGTGATGATGGACGTTGGTGCCAACGTCGACTGCCGGCCCCGGCACCTCTTTGAATTCGGCGTCATGGCCGTTGCCTTTTCCCGGGTGCTTTTCGGCATCGAGCGACCCCGGGTCGGCCTGCTCAATATCGGCGAGGAGGGCGGCAAAGGCAACATCCTGGTGCGTAATACCCACCAGCTTTTTCAGCAGAGTTCCCTCAATTACATTGGCAATATAGAAGGGCAGCAAACCTTCCAGGGCGATATTGATGTTATCGTCTGCGACGGCTTTGTCGGCAATGTCTGCCTCAAGCTCAGCGAAGGGTTGGCCGAGGTGGTGGTTTCCATGCTGGGCGATGAGATCAGGAAACGGTTTTTGGCCAAAGTCGGCTACCTGCTGGCCCGGGATGCCTTTGCCGCCTTCCGGCGCCGGGTGGATTATGCCGAATACGGCGGGGCGCCGCTGCTGGGCCTGCAGGGGACCGGCGTGGTCTGCCATGGCCGCTCCAGTGACGTGGCCATCAAAAATGCCATCGGGGTGGCTGCTGAAATGGTGCGCCACCGGGTTAACGATCACATCATGAACCTGCTGGCGGCTGACGATTTTCTGGCCAAAAAAGCCGAGGCCGAAGCCGAGGCCGGCGGGCCGTCTGCCGCGGTTCGGGCCGGGGTTGGGGAATGA
- the rpmF gene encoding 50S ribosomal protein L32, which translates to MALPKKRKSHSRTRTRRAHDALSGPSVAKCAECGEPKLPHRLCPGCGSYKGRAVIKLDAE; encoded by the coding sequence ATGGCCCTGCCGAAAAAGCGTAAATCCCATTCCCGGACCAGAACCCGTCGGGCCCATGACGCCCTCTCCGGACCTTCCGTGGCCAAATGTGCCGAATGCGGTGAGCCCAAGCTGCCCCATCGCCTTTGCCCCGGTTGCGGTTCTTACAAAGGACGCGCGGTTATTAAGCTTGATGCCGAGTAA
- a CDS encoding YceD family protein encodes MQIRFTEIPPQGLTLELTDQSWFPDHELGRHGVARATVALSREGERVVCAGRLEVTVSLSCDRCLEAYRYPLAAEFRLRLELSAPDNLPPAVAREHSCSREEMDTVFLAEELVDLGDLLSQQLYLNLPAKSLCRAECRGLCPRCGADLNQGDCGCATKGENSPFAALRVLKKT; translated from the coding sequence ATGCAGATCAGGTTTACCGAAATCCCGCCCCAGGGGCTGACCCTTGAACTTACTGATCAGTCGTGGTTTCCGGACCATGAGCTGGGGCGCCACGGGGTGGCGCGGGCCACGGTTGCCTTGAGTCGGGAAGGGGAACGGGTTGTCTGCGCCGGCCGGCTGGAGGTGACGGTCAGTTTGTCCTGTGACCGCTGTCTGGAGGCTTATCGGTATCCGTTGGCGGCCGAGTTCCGCTTGCGCCTGGAGTTGTCCGCCCCCGACAACCTGCCCCCGGCAGTTGCCAGGGAGCACAGTTGCAGCCGGGAAGAGATGGATACCGTCTTTCTGGCTGAGGAGTTGGTGGATCTTGGCGATCTGCTCAGCCAGCAGTTGTATCTTAATCTGCCTGCCAAAAGCTTGTGCCGGGCGGAGTGCCGCGGATTGTGTCCCCGCTGCGGGGCTGATCTTAACCAGGGCGATTGCGGTTGCGCCACCAAGGGAGAGAATTCACCCTTTGCCGCCCTGCGGGTTTTGAAGAAGACATAA
- a CDS encoding Crp/Fnr family transcriptional regulator, with the protein MTSTGSAEKAGAGLPVGRPPGAEEATKVLAFLEPAEALRLKALGEVREWKAGEVILDDQRPAPFLAFVLAGRLAVKKLSSFPGRYILLAEFEPGGMIGEGAVVEASRQPAAGTVVAAVDDSRLLVLPRERLQQLLSDEPELAQKLLLRIIQVVRRRLQGAGERLAWIL; encoded by the coding sequence ATGACCTCTACCGGTTCTGCAGAGAAGGCCGGCGCCGGCCTGCCGGTGGGCCGCCCGCCAGGAGCCGAGGAGGCGACGAAGGTGCTGGCCTTCCTGGAGCCGGCTGAGGCGCTGCGCCTGAAGGCTCTGGGCGAAGTCCGGGAATGGAAGGCGGGTGAAGTGATCCTGGATGATCAGCGCCCGGCCCCATTTTTGGCCTTTGTGCTGGCCGGCAGGCTGGCGGTGAAAAAACTCTCCTCTTTTCCCGGGCGTTACATTTTGCTGGCCGAGTTTGAACCGGGCGGCATGATAGGAGAAGGCGCGGTGGTGGAGGCCTCCCGGCAACCAGCGGCCGGAACGGTGGTGGCGGCGGTTGATGACAGCCGCCTGCTGGTTTTGCCCAGGGAGCGCTTGCAGCAGTTGCTAAGCGATGAACCGGAACTGGCGCAAAAGCTGTTGCTCCGGATCATCCAGGTGGTCCGCCGGCGATTGCAGGGGGCCGGAGAGCGACTGGCATGGATTTTGTGA
- a CDS encoding MlaC/ttg2D family ABC transporter substrate-binding protein — translation MQSDKTFLPAGMALAGGRWLLPAALMLIMALAPWGVAAAEPRDTVTQAVDEIIDVLTDPELAGTENRQSRYDKVVALVERFFDFEEISMRALGPRWRELSTEQRQLFIGLFKQYLENNYVDQVDRYSGEKVVVGEQEIREDRRGNRFARVATDFIMRDQAVPVHYRMREKDGRWVVYDVDIEGVSLVRNFRSQFDPYPFEELIRRMEESIASGRELDGQS, via the coding sequence GTGCAGAGCGACAAAACTTTTTTGCCGGCCGGAATGGCGCTTGCCGGCGGGCGGTGGTTGCTGCCGGCTGCCCTGATGCTGATCATGGCGCTTGCCCCTTGGGGGGTGGCGGCGGCGGAACCCCGGGACACGGTGACACAGGCGGTGGATGAAATTATCGATGTGTTGACCGATCCGGAACTGGCCGGGACGGAAAATCGCCAGTCCCGCTACGATAAAGTGGTGGCCCTGGTGGAGAGATTTTTCGACTTTGAAGAGATCTCCATGCGCGCCCTGGGGCCGCGCTGGCGCGAGTTGAGCACCGAGCAGCGGCAGCTTTTCATCGGCCTGTTCAAGCAGTATCTGGAAAACAATTATGTCGATCAGGTGGATCGATACTCCGGCGAGAAGGTGGTGGTGGGCGAGCAGGAAATTCGCGAGGATCGCCGGGGCAACCGATTTGCCCGGGTGGCCACCGATTTTATCATGAGGGACCAGGCGGTGCCGGTACATTACCGGATGCGCGAGAAAGACGGCCGCTGGGTGGTTTACGATGTGGATATCGAAGGGGTGAGCCTGGTGCGCAATTTCCGCAGCCAGTTTGACCCTTACCCCTTTGAGGAACTGATCCGGCGAATGGAAGAAAGTATCGCCAGTGGTCGGGAGTTGGATGGCCAATCATGA
- a CDS encoding MlaA family lipoprotein, whose protein sequence is MLVGRVGRRRFFLDGIERRKPAGCGPAWSVLTLLLLACLLLLPVAAAAGSVEHGVDPAGPPAAPEAVAGEGEPGDLRDDDFWDDDPWDDDPWDDDPWDAGRPGERLADPLEPINRLVFKFNDRLYVRVLDPLARGYAATLPEDIRLCFRRFFRNLTAPVRVVNHLLQGRVRDSGRELLRFTVNTTIGIAGLVDPAADTFGIEQRNADFGQTLGVYGLGAGFFITWPLLGPSTLRDSVGMAGDSLVNPTSRLLMEDPRTGAVVHAGRTVNNASFHVGEYERLTGAAFDPYIAVRDAYWQYRRRQIMDRGTGPEAPRLFREAAGGDNTTVHQGY, encoded by the coding sequence GTGCTGGTCGGCCGGGTTGGGAGGAGGAGGTTCTTTCTGGACGGGATAGAAAGGCGCAAGCCGGCGGGATGTGGTCCGGCCTGGTCGGTACTGACGCTACTATTGCTGGCCTGCCTGTTGCTGCTGCCGGTGGCGGCCGCCGCCGGCTCTGTCGAGCATGGCGTTGATCCCGCCGGGCCGCCGGCCGCCCCGGAGGCGGTGGCCGGAGAAGGGGAGCCCGGCGATCTCCGGGATGATGACTTCTGGGATGATGACCCCTGGGATGACGATCCTTGGGATGATGACCCCTGGGACGCCGGCCGGCCCGGTGAGCGGCTGGCCGATCCTCTGGAGCCCATCAACCGGCTGGTTTTTAAATTTAACGACCGCCTTTATGTCCGGGTGCTGGATCCGCTGGCCAGGGGGTATGCCGCCACCTTGCCGGAGGATATCAGGCTTTGCTTCCGGCGTTTTTTCCGCAACCTGACCGCCCCGGTGCGGGTGGTGAACCATTTGTTGCAGGGGCGGGTGCGGGACAGCGGCCGGGAGCTGTTGCGGTTTACTGTCAATACCACCATCGGGATAGCCGGCCTGGTGGACCCTGCCGCCGACACTTTCGGTATTGAGCAGAGGAATGCTGATTTTGGCCAAACTCTGGGTGTTTACGGGTTGGGCGCCGGTTTTTTTATCACCTGGCCGTTGCTTGGTCCGTCAACCCTGCGCGACTCCGTGGGGATGGCCGGCGATTCCCTGGTCAACCCAACCTCTCGTCTGCTGATGGAAGACCCCAGGACCGGGGCGGTGGTACACGCCGGCCGGACCGTCAACAATGCCTCCTTTCATGTTGGCGAGTATGAGCGGCTGACCGGCGCAGCTTTTGATCCTTATATTGCGGTGCGGGATGCATACTGGCAGTACCGTCGCCGGCAGATCATGGATCGGGGGACGGGGCCGGAGGCGCCCAGGCTGTTCCGTGAGGCCGCCGGAGGAGATAACACAACCGTTCACCAGGGGTACTAA
- the mlaD gene encoding outer membrane lipid asymmetry maintenance protein MlaD, which translates to MNNVKLDLVVGLFVLAGFFSFVYLSVQLGDFAPLSKRQQYQLQAEFGNISGLRRGAVVEIAGVGVGRVGAIELSERQRALVTLYIDRAVELSEDSIASVKTQGIIGEKYISISPGGSDLVLADGDWLMETESALDLEELVSKYIFGGV; encoded by the coding sequence ATGAACAACGTAAAACTTGACCTGGTGGTGGGGCTCTTCGTACTGGCCGGCTTTTTTTCCTTTGTCTACCTGTCGGTCCAACTGGGAGATTTTGCCCCCTTAAGCAAGCGGCAGCAGTACCAGTTGCAGGCCGAGTTCGGTAATATATCCGGGCTGCGCCGGGGAGCGGTGGTGGAAATAGCCGGGGTTGGAGTGGGCCGGGTGGGAGCAATCGAGTTGAGCGAGCGGCAACGGGCGCTGGTGACCCTGTATATCGATCGGGCCGTGGAGTTGAGTGAAGACTCCATCGCTTCCGTCAAAACCCAGGGAATTATCGGCGAAAAATATATCAGTATCAGCCCCGGTGGGTCCGATCTGGTGCTGGCCGATGGCGACTGGCTGATGGAGACCGAGTCGGCCCTTGACCTGGAAGAGTTGGTCAGCAAATACATTTTCGGCGGCGTCTGA
- a CDS encoding ABC transporter ATP-binding protein produces MSSPVIEFAQVSKSFGRQRVLSGVDFVIAGGRTTVIAGASGQGKSVTLKLILGLLRPDSGRVLVQGRDIARLRGRELNEIRANFGVLFQGGALLDSLSVFANVALPLEERTNLGEQEIRRRVLDTLEQLGLAGHEEKFPAQLSGGMKKRVGLARALMLQPEIMLFDEPTTGLDPEKALEIYRLFLETQQKFGYTAVIVSHDIPKIFNLADQVIIMGQGGAKSFASPEDIQRSSDPDIREFVRITMGEIYLSKTMESDYEQRKT; encoded by the coding sequence ATGAGCAGCCCGGTTATTGAATTTGCACAGGTCAGCAAGTCCTTTGGGCGGCAACGGGTGCTCAGCGGGGTGGATTTTGTCATCGCTGGTGGCCGCACCACGGTGATCGCCGGGGCCAGCGGGCAGGGTAAAAGTGTAACCTTGAAGCTGATTTTAGGGCTGCTGCGGCCCGATTCGGGCCGGGTGCTGGTGCAGGGCCGGGATATCGCCCGCCTGCGGGGGCGGGAGCTTAACGAAATCCGGGCCAACTTCGGAGTGCTGTTTCAGGGCGGGGCACTGCTTGACTCCCTGTCGGTCTTTGCCAATGTGGCCTTGCCCCTGGAGGAGCGCACCAACCTGGGTGAGCAGGAGATCCGTCGGCGGGTGCTGGATACCCTGGAGCAACTCGGTCTGGCCGGGCACGAGGAAAAGTTTCCCGCCCAGCTTTCCGGGGGCATGAAAAAACGGGTGGGCTTGGCTCGGGCCCTGATGCTGCAGCCGGAGATCATGCTTTTTGATGAGCCCACCACCGGCCTGGACCCCGAGAAGGCTTTGGAGATTTACCGGCTCTTTCTCGAAACCCAGCAAAAATTCGGCTATACTGCGGTAATCGTTAGCCATGATATTCCCAAGATCTTCAACCTGGCCGACCAGGTGATTATCATGGGGCAGGGCGGGGCCAAAAGTTTTGCCTCGCCGGAAGATATCCAGCGCAGCAGTGACCCGGATATCCGTGAATTTGTCCGGATCACCATGGGCGAAATCTATTTGAGTAAAACCATGGAAAGCGATTATGAACAACGTAAAACTTGA
- a CDS encoding MlaE family ABC transporter permease, which yields MALLANIERVGERTLYVVGDLGRMGGFLARALAGLFKRPFRLAEVIRQIRLIGANSLPVIFFTAAFTGMVLGLQGYYTLRKFGAEGALGTMVALSLVRELGPVLTALMVIGRAGSAMCAEIGIMRNSEQIDALECMAVDPFRYLIAPKFLATVISIPLLTMIFNVVGIFGGYLAGVVLLGVNAGSYFAAMEQSVLAQDINMGFIKSLVFGLLVVWICSGRGYFVHQIRGAGFGAEGVSCATTQAVVLASISVLLWNYLLTAILL from the coding sequence TTGGCATTACTGGCAAACATTGAAAGGGTAGGGGAGCGGACCCTGTATGTGGTCGGAGACCTTGGGCGGATGGGGGGGTTTCTGGCCCGGGCGCTGGCCGGCCTCTTTAAGCGACCGTTCAGGCTTGCCGAGGTGATCCGCCAGATTCGTTTGATCGGCGCCAACTCCCTGCCGGTTATCTTCTTTACCGCCGCTTTCACCGGGATGGTCCTGGGGCTGCAGGGCTATTACACCTTGCGCAAATTCGGCGCCGAAGGGGCGTTGGGCACCATGGTTGCGCTCTCTTTGGTGCGGGAGTTGGGCCCGGTACTCACCGCCCTGATGGTCATTGGTCGGGCCGGTTCGGCAATGTGCGCCGAGATCGGCATTATGCGCAACTCCGAACAGATCGACGCCCTGGAGTGCATGGCCGTCGATCCCTTTCGCTACCTGATTGCGCCCAAATTTCTGGCCACCGTCATCTCCATCCCGCTACTGACCATGATCTTCAACGTGGTGGGCATATTTGGCGGCTACCTGGCCGGGGTGGTGCTGCTGGGGGTCAATGCCGGCTCCTATTTTGCCGCCATGGAGCAGAGCGTGCTGGCCCAGGATATCAACATGGGTTTTATCAAGTCTTTGGTATTCGGTCTGCTGGTGGTGTGGATCTGTTCCGGCCGTGGTTACTTTGTTCACCAGATCAGGGGGGCCGGTTTCGGGGCCGAGGGAGTCAGCTGCGCCACCACCCAGGCGGTGGTGCTTGCCTCCATTTCGGTGCTGCTGTGGAACTATCTGCTTACGGCCATTCTGTTATGA